A genomic window from Parvularcula sp. LCG005 includes:
- a CDS encoding lysine-2,3-aminomutase-like protein, whose product MTRTLKTLTALADADLLGEADDAALRAVAARYAIGVTPALTELMNGADRADPIHRQFIPSAGELITTPEERADPIGDHAHEPVPGLIHRYPDRVLLKIVSVCPVYCRFCFRREMVGPGKETTMSASDLTAALDYIRSNSGIWEVILTGGDPFMLSPARARAITEALEAIEHVKIIRWHTRMPVADPSRITDDYAAAVSSAKKAVYVAVHTNHAKELTAESVASCRRLHRAGITLVSQSVLLRGVNDDFDTMADLMRTLVASGIKPYYLHQLDYAPGTSHFRVPLREAQALVQRLRDELSGLCQPTFVIDIPGGVSKAVASLNDIAPVDDGHKVRGRDGAWRDYD is encoded by the coding sequence GTGACTCGCACTCTGAAAACACTCACCGCTCTTGCCGATGCCGATTTGCTGGGTGAAGCAGACGATGCCGCCCTGCGCGCGGTTGCGGCCCGTTACGCCATCGGCGTCACACCGGCCCTGACAGAACTGATGAACGGCGCCGACAGGGCCGATCCCATCCACCGGCAATTCATACCCTCGGCCGGCGAACTGATCACGACCCCTGAAGAGAGGGCCGACCCCATTGGAGATCACGCCCATGAACCGGTCCCCGGCCTGATCCACCGCTATCCGGACCGCGTGCTTCTGAAAATCGTCAGTGTCTGTCCTGTCTACTGTCGGTTCTGTTTCCGGCGGGAAATGGTGGGGCCTGGCAAGGAAACGACCATGAGCGCGTCGGACCTGACTGCAGCGCTGGATTACATCCGCTCAAACTCAGGTATCTGGGAGGTCATCCTCACGGGCGGCGACCCTTTCATGCTCTCGCCGGCACGGGCGCGGGCCATAACAGAGGCGCTCGAGGCGATCGAGCATGTCAAGATCATCCGGTGGCACACGCGCATGCCGGTGGCTGATCCCAGTCGCATTACCGACGACTACGCGGCGGCTGTCAGCAGTGCCAAAAAGGCCGTCTATGTGGCCGTTCACACGAACCACGCCAAGGAACTGACCGCAGAGAGCGTGGCCTCCTGCCGCAGACTGCACCGTGCAGGGATCACCCTTGTCAGTCAGAGCGTGCTGCTGCGCGGCGTAAACGATGATTTTGACACCATGGCCGATCTGATGCGCACGCTCGTCGCCAGTGGCATCAAACCCTACTATTTGCACCAGCTCGACTATGCGCCGGGCACGTCGCATTTCCGTGTCCCGCTGCGCGAAGCCCAAGCCCTCGTCCAGCGTCTGCGAGACGAGCTGTCGGGGCTGTGCCAGCCCACCTTTGTGATCGATATCCCGGGCGGGGTGTCCAAGGCGGTGGCGAGCCTCAACGACATTGCCCCCGTGGATGACGGCCATAAGGTTCGCGGCCGCGATGGTGCCTGGCGGGATTATGATTAA
- a CDS encoding GNAT family N-acetyltransferase: MPHSIRTDRLLLRPATLRDAPAIARAFGDREMAKSTKTWPHPVTVEHARFRIRQWMAASPNEQFGFALVYQGQAIGSLGFAHRYHEVWSVGYGIDRAHWGQGLVTEALKAACLFTFRTKRARKIEADVFQDNPGSQAVALKAGFRCIGDIGPGWSTVLQGDFPRFGYELKREWLRL, from the coding sequence ATGCCCCATTCGATCCGTACTGACCGACTGCTGCTGCGCCCCGCGACCTTGCGGGATGCGCCTGCGATCGCGCGCGCCTTCGGGGATCGAGAAATGGCCAAATCGACCAAGACCTGGCCCCACCCGGTAACGGTCGAGCATGCGCGTTTTCGCATTCGGCAGTGGATGGCGGCGAGCCCCAACGAGCAGTTTGGGTTCGCCCTTGTCTATCAGGGGCAGGCCATTGGCAGTCTTGGTTTCGCTCACCGCTATCATGAGGTCTGGTCCGTGGGCTACGGCATAGACCGCGCCCATTGGGGGCAGGGTCTTGTCACCGAAGCACTGAAGGCGGCCTGTCTGTTCACCTTTCGCACCAAACGCGCAAGAAAGATCGAGGCGGATGTTTTTCAGGACAATCCGGGCTCACAGGCGGTCGCGCTCAAGGCGGGGTTCCGCTGTATCGGTGATATCGGTCCGGGCTGGTCCACAGTGCTGCAGGGGGACTTTCCGCGCTTCGGCTATGAGCTGAAGCGGGAATGGCTGCGCCTCTGA
- the obgE gene encoding GTPase ObgE, whose protein sequence is MKFLDRAKIYVLSGRGGDGCTSFRREKYVEFGGPNGGDGGNGGNVYAEAVENLNTLIDFRYTQHFKAQKGVNGMGSDMTGAAGEDLVIKVPTGTQIFEEDEETLIADLDTPGKKVLLAKGGNGGFGNARFKTSVNQAPRRANKGQLPEERTIWLRLKLIADIGLLGLPNAGKSTFLAAVSAAKPKIADYPFTTLHPQLGVVRVGPGRSFTLADIPGIIEGAHEGAGIGDRFLGHVERCAALLHLVDGTQDDVAEAYRIIRNEVSQYAEELADRTEVLALNKIDALTDEVIHEKQKELEDASGKTVHLLSGVTGQGLEPLLHKLMDLTTARRKEEMTPEADDSGWVP, encoded by the coding sequence ATGAAATTTCTGGACCGTGCTAAAATCTACGTCCTTTCAGGCCGCGGCGGGGATGGGTGTACGTCCTTCCGGCGCGAGAAATATGTTGAATTCGGGGGGCCGAATGGTGGCGATGGCGGCAATGGCGGCAATGTCTATGCCGAAGCCGTCGAAAACCTCAATACACTGATTGATTTTCGCTATACCCAGCACTTCAAGGCCCAGAAGGGCGTGAACGGCATGGGCAGCGACATGACCGGTGCGGCGGGCGAAGACCTGGTCATCAAGGTCCCCACCGGCACACAGATCTTCGAAGAAGACGAGGAAACGCTGATTGCGGATCTCGATACCCCGGGCAAAAAGGTTCTGCTGGCCAAGGGCGGCAATGGCGGCTTCGGCAATGCGCGCTTCAAGACGTCAGTTAACCAGGCGCCGCGCCGAGCCAACAAGGGGCAACTGCCTGAAGAACGAACCATCTGGCTGCGTCTCAAGCTGATTGCGGACATTGGCCTTCTGGGCCTGCCCAATGCGGGCAAGTCCACTTTCCTCGCGGCTGTGTCGGCCGCCAAGCCGAAGATCGCCGATTATCCGTTCACGACGCTGCATCCGCAGCTGGGTGTCGTGCGCGTCGGCCCCGGGCGCAGTTTCACCCTCGCCGATATTCCCGGCATTATTGAAGGCGCCCATGAGGGAGCCGGTATTGGTGACCGGTTCTTAGGCCATGTGGAACGCTGCGCGGCGCTCCTGCATCTGGTGGACGGAACGCAGGACGATGTTGCCGAGGCCTATCGCATCATTCGCAACGAGGTATCGCAGTATGCTGAGGAGTTGGCGGACCGTACAGAAGTGCTGGCGCTGAACAAGATTGATGCCCTGACCGATGAGGTCATCCACGAGAAGCAGAAGGAGCTTGAGGACGCCTCAGGCAAGACGGTCCATCTGCTGTCAGGCGTAACGGGGCAGGGGCTTGAGCCGCTCCTGCACAAGCTGATGGATCTGACGACAGCGCGCCGCAAGGAAGAAATGACGCCGGAAGCAGATGATAGCGGCTGGGTGCCGTGA
- a CDS encoding YbjN domain-containing protein, protein MIKTIRTSVATLAAGLAALGVASAQSNALSSGSAPISHPEQMLPSLHAEAIIPLLDEMGIQYQGATLPDGQKVLLAKAKNGIKFQLTPTACDKGMTRCRGLSMMALFQTNAPATTVSAFNYRYAFVSTGIADGDVAYIMRYSVADYGIPRGNLAVTLINYLHMASVFDRHLYESTNVVRQDVRDTDLAANGLNMQSILADSSLATMVGLNANSHQVSFEKMTDMVGTFVKADGMAPGRLINHVDGER, encoded by the coding sequence ATGATCAAGACCATTCGCACATCGGTTGCAACGCTCGCCGCCGGGCTTGCTGCTCTAGGCGTCGCATCGGCGCAAAGCAATGCTTTGAGCAGTGGTTCTGCGCCAATCAGCCATCCGGAACAGATGCTGCCCAGCCTGCATGCTGAAGCCATCATTCCTCTGCTGGATGAAATGGGGATTCAGTATCAGGGCGCGACCCTGCCGGACGGGCAGAAGGTGCTGCTGGCCAAGGCGAAGAACGGCATCAAGTTCCAGCTGACACCGACCGCCTGCGACAAGGGGATGACCCGGTGCCGCGGTCTGAGCATGATGGCGCTGTTCCAGACGAATGCGCCCGCCACGACCGTGTCGGCCTTCAACTACCGCTATGCGTTTGTCTCGACAGGCATCGCTGATGGCGATGTGGCCTACATCATGCGCTATTCGGTTGCCGATTATGGCATTCCGCGGGGCAATCTGGCGGTGACGCTGATCAACTACCTCCACATGGCCTCGGTCTTTGATCGTCACCTCTACGAATCCACCAATGTGGTCCGTCAGGATGTGCGCGACACCGATCTTGCGGCCAATGGCCTGAACATGCAGTCAATCCTTGCCGACAGCTCGCTGGCCACCATGGTCGGGCTGAATGCGAATTCCCACCAGGTCAGCTTTGAGAAAATGACTGACATGGTCGGCACGTTCGTGAAGGCGGATGGCATGGCGCCCGGGCGCCTGATCAATCACGTGGATGGTGAGCGCTGA
- a CDS encoding recombinase family protein: protein MFVGYARKSTADQSLDLQIDALKAAGCTRIFRETGSGADKKRPELMRALAALGTGDVLVVWKLDRLARSLRHLTDIVTDLEAREVGFRALQDPIDLTTSQGKLIFHIMSALTEFEREIIRERTLAGLAAARARGRVGGRPRRFVET, encoded by the coding sequence ACCTTCAGATCGATGCGCTGAAGGCGGCGGGCTGCACCCGCATTTTCCGGGAAACGGGTTCGGGGGCTGACAAGAAACGGCCTGAGCTCATGCGCGCTTTGGCGGCTCTTGGTACAGGCGATGTGCTGGTTGTCTGGAAGCTGGACCGGCTGGCGCGGTCCCTGCGGCATCTGACTGATATCGTCACCGATCTGGAAGCCCGCGAGGTGGGGTTTCGCGCACTGCAGGACCCAATCGATCTCACCACCAGTCAGGGCAAGTTGATTTTTCACATCATGTCAGCGCTGACAGAGTTTGAGCGGGAAATTATCAGGGAGAGAACGCTGGCCGGTCTGGCCGCCGCCAGAGCGCGGGGACGCGTGGGCGGAAGGCCGAGAAGATTTGTTGAGACTTAG
- the efp gene encoding elongation factor P produces MVKVIASNVRKGNVLEQDGGQLYVVLKAETFRPGKGTPTTTIEMRRISDGVKTVITTKTGEGLERAFVEDVEHTYLYDDGDNHIFMHPETFDQVAVPPDMIGDQVAFLEPEMKCYLKMFDNRPVAIELPARVTFEITETEPVVKGQTASSSYKPAMLSNGVRIMVPPHIDAGTRVVINTEDNSYVERAKD; encoded by the coding sequence GTGGTTAAAGTCATCGCCAGTAACGTCCGCAAAGGTAACGTCCTCGAACAGGATGGCGGCCAGCTCTATGTCGTTCTCAAGGCCGAGACGTTCCGTCCGGGCAAAGGTACGCCGACAACGACGATCGAGATGCGCCGCATCTCCGACGGCGTGAAAACGGTCATCACCACCAAGACCGGTGAGGGGCTGGAGCGTGCATTCGTTGAGGATGTGGAGCACACGTACCTCTATGACGACGGCGACAATCACATCTTCATGCATCCTGAGACGTTCGACCAGGTGGCGGTGCCGCCGGACATGATCGGCGATCAGGTGGCTTTCCTCGAGCCTGAGATGAAGTGCTACCTGAAAATGTTCGACAATCGCCCGGTGGCGATCGAACTGCCCGCCCGCGTGACTTTCGAGATCACGGAAACTGAGCCTGTGGTGAAGGGGCAGACGGCCTCGTCGTCCTACAAGCCTGCGATGCTCTCCAACGGCGTGCGCATCATGGTCCCGCCGCATATCGATGCCGGTACCCGCGTGGTGATCAACACCGAAGACAATTCCTATGTGGAACGCGCCAAGGACTGA
- a CDS encoding TadE/TadG family type IV pilus assembly protein, translating to MRRFLRQTDGISAVEFSIVAPIFIIFMLWFFDVSYSLYVKNSFHHAVGTVARGVYLDPATAEAEIKEDMDEWIEKFGEEVITTITTETVGEIDYRVIDAKMTYTYKTPPFSGKSITLEAKGRAPILTYQL from the coding sequence ATGCGCCGCTTTCTGCGGCAGACGGACGGGATCAGTGCCGTCGAATTTTCGATCGTGGCGCCGATCTTCATCATCTTCATGCTGTGGTTCTTTGACGTGTCCTATTCGCTCTACGTGAAGAACAGCTTCCATCACGCTGTCGGCACGGTGGCGCGCGGGGTCTATCTCGATCCGGCGACGGCTGAGGCCGAGATCAAAGAGGATATGGATGAGTGGATTGAAAAATTCGGCGAGGAGGTCATCACAACCATCACGACCGAAACAGTCGGTGAGATCGACTATCGTGTCATCGATGCAAAAATGACGTATACCTACAAGACGCCGCCATTCTCCGGCAAATCCATCACGCTTGAGGCGAAGGGGCGGGCGCCGATCCTGACCTACCAACTTTAA
- the rpmA gene encoding 50S ribosomal protein L27, which produces MAHKKAGGSSRNGRDSAGRRLGVKKYGGEHVIPGNIIVRQRGTKINPGDNVGMGKDHTIFAKVEGVVTFRTTKDDKKIVSVQLPEAAE; this is translated from the coding sequence ATGGCACACAAAAAAGCAGGCGGCTCTTCACGGAACGGTCGCGACTCAGCTGGTCGCCGTCTTGGCGTGAAAAAATATGGTGGCGAGCACGTCATCCCTGGCAACATCATCGTCCGTCAGCGCGGTACGAAGATCAATCCTGGCGACAATGTCGGTATGGGCAAGGACCACACGATCTTCGCAAAGGTTGAAGGCGTTGTGACGTTCCGCACCACCAAGGACGACAAGAAAATCGTGAGCGTTCAGCTGCCAGAGGCGGCTGAATAA
- a CDS encoding RsmB/NOP family class I SAM-dependent RNA methyltransferase, translating to MSVPPHDQKKQFDRPKGPKDRNDREDRGRRGDRDDKNKPMDQRDERREMPKRKRPGVPARGAALDLLRLVRNGRSLDDALTFGRTFNELEGADRAFARNMATTVLRRQGSLDAVLDTYLNQPLRPKQDDLRALLRLTAAQVLLLDIPPHAAASTAVDLARERSETAGYAKLVNAIARRLSETGKERLEKVDVRADMPGWIWRRLERSYGPQKARAIALAYRQEPPLDMTIAPGIDPDVLAERLEAHKVGPRTLRRHGAGRIEDLPGFDEGTWWVQDLAASLPARLAGDLTGKTVFDLCAAPGGKTLQLAAAGGKVMAVDISPMRTERLEENLKRTGLEAKIVVADIMIMDPPERADVILLDAPCTATGTVRRNPDLLWSKREEEVGTLAALQDRMIDQALGWLKPGGTLIFATCSLFPDEGEKRVDAALARHEGLRREPATPEEVGDLPVITKDGDIRCLPSYLSEQGGMDGFFAARLVKG from the coding sequence GTGTCTGTCCCGCCACACGACCAGAAGAAGCAATTCGACCGCCCAAAGGGCCCCAAGGACCGGAACGACCGTGAAGACCGCGGCCGTCGCGGCGATCGCGACGACAAGAACAAGCCCATGGACCAGCGCGACGAGCGGCGCGAGATGCCCAAGCGCAAAAGGCCGGGCGTCCCGGCGCGCGGCGCGGCGCTAGATCTTCTGCGGCTGGTCCGGAACGGGCGCAGCCTCGATGACGCTCTCACCTTTGGTCGAACGTTCAACGAGCTGGAAGGCGCCGACCGCGCTTTCGCCCGCAATATGGCCACGACGGTCCTGCGCCGTCAGGGCAGTCTCGATGCTGTTCTCGACACCTATCTGAACCAGCCGCTTCGCCCCAAACAGGACGATCTGCGCGCCCTGTTGCGCCTGACGGCAGCGCAGGTCCTCCTCCTCGATATCCCGCCCCACGCGGCCGCCTCGACGGCCGTCGACCTGGCGCGCGAGCGGTCGGAGACGGCCGGCTATGCAAAGCTCGTCAACGCCATCGCCCGCCGCCTGTCGGAAACCGGCAAGGAGCGTCTGGAAAAAGTTGATGTCCGGGCGGACATGCCCGGCTGGATCTGGCGCCGTCTGGAGCGCTCCTACGGCCCGCAAAAGGCACGGGCCATCGCCCTTGCCTATCGCCAGGAGCCGCCGCTCGACATGACGATCGCGCCGGGCATTGACCCGGACGTCCTGGCCGAACGGCTGGAGGCGCACAAGGTGGGCCCACGAACCCTGCGCCGCCATGGCGCGGGGCGCATCGAGGACCTGCCCGGGTTCGACGAAGGCACGTGGTGGGTTCAGGATCTCGCGGCATCATTGCCCGCGCGGCTCGCTGGTGATCTCACCGGCAAGACCGTATTCGATCTGTGTGCAGCGCCAGGCGGCAAGACGCTGCAGCTTGCGGCCGCCGGCGGTAAAGTGATGGCCGTGGACATCTCGCCAATGAGGACTGAACGGCTTGAGGAAAATCTCAAACGCACCGGCCTCGAAGCGAAGATTGTCGTAGCCGATATCATGATTATGGACCCGCCTGAGCGCGCCGATGTGATTCTGCTGGACGCACCGTGTACGGCTACGGGCACAGTTCGCCGCAATCCGGATCTCCTCTGGTCCAAACGCGAAGAAGAAGTCGGCACCCTCGCCGCCCTCCAGGACCGCATGATCGACCAGGCGCTGGGCTGGCTGAAACCCGGCGGTACACTGATCTTTGCGACCTGTTCGCTATTCCCCGATGAGGGGGAAAAGCGGGTTGACGCCGCCCTGGCCCGTCACGAGGGCCTGCGGCGCGAGCCCGCCACCCCCGAAGAAGTGGGCGATCTGCCGGTCATCACCAAGGATGGCGATATCCGCTGCCTGCCCTCTTACCTCAGCGAACAGGGCGGCATGGACGGCTTCTTTGCCGCACGTCTCGTCAAAGGCTGA
- a CDS encoding GNAT family N-acetyltransferase, protein MAAPLMPHSITTARLLLRPVTLRDAPGYWRTFHHPDVVRMTGSWVYPFSVEEVRRRFSAAARSADGHWYMVLEGGEAAGSVKFFNATPDGAELGYSICPSRTGRGLASEAARAFCAMGFRQFRYKTIRAGAFADNPASIHILEKLGFRPIADAEPVWSRDRRAFAMLMPFAMTREDYRP, encoded by the coding sequence ATGGCTGCGCCTCTGATGCCGCATTCGATCACCACGGCGCGGCTGTTGCTGCGGCCTGTCACCCTGCGTGACGCTCCTGGCTATTGGCGGACATTCCACCATCCGGATGTTGTGCGAATGACCGGCAGCTGGGTCTATCCGTTCTCAGTCGAAGAAGTGCGTCGCCGGTTCTCCGCCGCTGCCCGGTCGGCTGATGGCCATTGGTATATGGTGCTGGAGGGCGGCGAGGCCGCAGGCTCGGTCAAATTCTTCAACGCCACACCAGACGGGGCAGAGCTTGGCTATTCCATCTGCCCCAGCCGCACAGGCCGCGGGCTGGCGAGCGAAGCGGCCCGTGCCTTTTGCGCCATGGGCTTTCGCCAATTTCGCTACAAAACCATCCGCGCTGGCGCGTTCGCCGATAACCCGGCGTCGATCCATATACTTGAAAAGCTGGGCTTCCGACCAATCGCCGACGCTGAACCCGTCTGGAGCCGAGACCGGCGGGCATTTGCGATGCTGATGCCCTTTGCCATGACCCGAGAGGACTACCGACCATGA
- the epmA gene encoding EF-P lysine aminoacylase EpmA, whose product MTTPFWRRDIHQDRRPFLLQRNRIKAGLRAWFAGEGFVEVECGALQVSPGNEAHLAAFRADYRSEDGTAMPLYLHTSPEFSCKKLLAAGETQIVDFARVYRNGEIGPLHSPEFTMIEWYRAGAPYDQIMTDCQQLCITAIDTAGGDSLRWKGRSCNPRLPFERLTLVDAFRRYASINLESHLDDRDGLAHAARDSGISISSGDQWSDIFSKILVSHIEPQLGDGRLTMLCDYPIAEAALARPRADDPRFAERFEMYACGVELANGFGELTDATEQRRRFEAEMDLKDRLYNERYPLDDDFLTALQTMPEASGVALGFDRLVMLATGARSINDVLWTPFPKPGAAQ is encoded by the coding sequence ATGACGACGCCCTTCTGGCGACGCGATATTCACCAGGATCGCCGCCCCTTCCTTCTCCAGCGTAACCGCATCAAGGCGGGTCTGCGGGCCTGGTTTGCGGGGGAAGGCTTTGTTGAAGTGGAGTGCGGCGCGCTGCAGGTGTCACCGGGCAATGAGGCCCACCTGGCCGCATTCCGTGCCGACTACCGGTCCGAAGACGGTACCGCCATGCCGCTTTACCTCCACACCTCCCCTGAATTCTCCTGCAAGAAACTGCTGGCCGCAGGAGAGACGCAGATCGTCGACTTCGCCCGCGTGTACCGCAATGGCGAGATCGGTCCGCTGCACAGCCCCGAATTCACGATGATTGAGTGGTACCGCGCGGGCGCGCCCTACGACCAGATCATGACTGATTGCCAGCAGCTCTGTATCACCGCCATCGACACGGCCGGCGGCGATAGCCTGCGCTGGAAAGGCCGTTCCTGCAATCCGCGGCTGCCATTTGAACGGCTGACACTGGTCGATGCCTTCAGGCGATATGCCAGCATAAACCTTGAATCCCATCTCGATGATCGTGACGGCCTCGCCCATGCGGCTCGTGATAGCGGCATTTCGATCAGTAGTGGCGATCAGTGGTCTGATATTTTCAGCAAGATACTGGTCAGCCACATCGAGCCGCAGCTTGGGGACGGTCGCCTGACCATGCTCTGTGACTACCCCATCGCAGAGGCGGCTCTCGCCCGACCCCGCGCTGACGATCCACGCTTTGCCGAGCGGTTCGAGATGTATGCCTGCGGCGTTGAGCTTGCCAATGGCTTTGGCGAACTGACCGACGCGACCGAACAGCGGCGCCGGTTCGAGGCCGAGATGGACCTGAAGGACCGTCTCTATAATGAACGATATCCCCTAGATGACGATTTTCTGACCGCCCTGCAGACGATGCCGGAGGCCAGCGGCGTCGCCCTTGGCTTTGACCGCCTTGTCATGCTGGCCACAGGTGCGCGGTCGATCAACGATGTTCTGTGGACCCCCTTCCCAAAGCCGGGTGCCGCCCAGTGA
- the rplU gene encoding 50S ribosomal protein L21: protein MYAVVKTGGKQFRVAANDVIKVEKLSGDAGDIVTLGEVLMLGGDSPVVGAPLVDGASVSAEILEQARDSKITVFKKRRRQNYRRKKGHRQMMTVLRIQEILTGGAKPSGKAAAKPAAKKAAPAADVKDDVSLIGGVGPKLKEKLAGVGIESLKPIAEMSDDTKAKLDEIGLLNRATTEEWAEQAQELLAGKPPRAKTDQAAAKKDD, encoded by the coding sequence ATGTACGCAGTCGTCAAAACAGGCGGCAAGCAATTCCGTGTTGCTGCCAATGATGTGATCAAGGTCGAAAAGCTCAGCGGTGACGCGGGCGATATCGTGACCTTGGGTGAAGTGCTGATGCTTGGTGGGGACAGCCCTGTTGTGGGTGCCCCGTTGGTTGATGGCGCTTCTGTATCGGCCGAAATTCTCGAGCAGGCGCGGGACAGCAAGATCACTGTCTTTAAGAAACGCCGCCGCCAGAACTATCGCCGGAAAAAAGGTCATCGCCAGATGATGACCGTGCTGCGGATCCAGGAAATCCTGACCGGCGGCGCGAAACCATCGGGCAAGGCAGCAGCGAAACCTGCTGCCAAAAAGGCCGCTCCTGCGGCTGACGTGAAGGATGATGTCTCCCTGATCGGTGGCGTTGGTCCCAAACTGAAAGAAAAACTCGCTGGCGTCGGCATTGAAAGCTTGAAGCCGATCGCTGAAATGTCTGACGACACCAAAGCGAAACTCGACGAAATCGGTCTCCTGAACCGCGCGACCACCGAAGAGTGGGCCGAGCAGGCGCAGGAGCTTCTGGCAGGTAAACCGCCACGGGCCAAAACGGACCAGGCAGCGGCGAAGAAGGACGACTAA
- a CDS encoding ankyrin repeat domain-containing protein: MNKLFDAARNGDLEAIRKIHAKNPKAINAQSKKCGSTALHEAARYGNALTAYVLLSEAGANPHLRDHHNHRPLDIAQWSDAATQRVLREATHARLYAEASVKSAPVFKPEIFSTKEIRHLAKFYKNRDAFKNIE, encoded by the coding sequence ATGAACAAACTCTTCGATGCCGCTCGGAATGGCGATCTGGAAGCCATTCGGAAGATCCACGCCAAAAATCCGAAAGCCATTAATGCGCAGTCAAAAAAGTGCGGCTCAACCGCCCTGCATGAGGCAGCGCGCTACGGCAATGCGCTGACAGCCTATGTGCTTCTGAGCGAGGCTGGGGCAAATCCCCACTTGCGCGACCACCACAACCACCGGCCACTCGATATTGCTCAGTGGTCAGATGCAGCCACGCAGCGGGTGCTCAGGGAAGCGACACATGCACGTCTCTATGCAGAAGCGTCAGTGAAGAGCGCTCCAGTATTTAAACCTGAGATCTTTTCAACCAAGGAAATAAGGCACTTAGCCAAATTCTACAAAAACCGAGATGCCTTTAAAAATATAGAATAG